In Pelosinus sp. UFO1, one genomic interval encodes:
- a CDS encoding P-II family nitrogen regulator: MQKITKIDVVTRPGKLEELKEALAAIGVTGMTVSQVFGCGLQKGHTEVYRGKEYNINLLAGIKVEIVVCEVPVTTVVETIKKVCRTGKIGDGKIFVYPIENAVRIRTGEEGDIAIIDPQEIKS, translated from the coding sequence ATGCAGAAAATAACCAAAATTGATGTTGTGACTCGTCCTGGAAAGCTTGAAGAGTTGAAAGAAGCTTTAGCAGCTATTGGCGTTACAGGTATGACAGTCAGCCAAGTGTTTGGTTGCGGATTACAAAAAGGCCATACGGAAGTGTATCGCGGCAAAGAATATAACATTAATCTTTTAGCTGGCATCAAAGTTGAAATAGTCGTATGCGAAGTACCTGTAACAACAGTAGTAGAAACGATCAAAAAAGTATGTCGTACAGGAAAAATCGGGGATGGCAAAATTTTTGTTTACCCAATCGAAAATGCCGTTCGAATTCGCACTGGCGAAGAAGGGGATATTGCGATCATCGATCCTCAAGAGATCAAATCCTAA
- a CDS encoding ammonium transporter: MKQLIIRIGTYILFMMFTTTTAFAEASVSSEFPKIDTGDTAFLLTCAALVMLMTPGLALFYGGMVRAKNVLSIIMQSFFLIGLISVQWILFGYTLAFGPDVNHLIGSFSWLGLATVGQVPNTDYAATVPHMAFMIFQAMFAIITPAVISGAFAERMKFPAFILFTLLWATFVYDPFAHWVWGTGGWLREMGLLDFAGGTVIEILSGISGLIIAIFIGKRKDYNTEVILPHHLPMTVLGASLLWFGWLGFNAGSAFGANGLAVHAFVTTHAAGAAATLTWVMTEWLYHGKPTVLGAVSGGVAGLVSITPAAGFVDVLPAAFIGGISGVLCFLSVSRLKAKFSYDDSLDVFGVHGIGGIWGTFATGLFASKAINPAGADGFFLGNTHQLTIQLIGIGASLLFAAAATYIILKIVSALALIRVDADQESVGLDLTEHGERGYIYQDLTAGSPLAFSGNEDPARELTNLNWGIWPPKP, from the coding sequence ATGAAACAGCTAATTATTAGAATAGGTACCTATATTCTCTTTATGATGTTTACTACGACAACAGCCTTTGCAGAAGCCTCGGTATCTAGTGAATTTCCCAAAATCGACACGGGTGACACTGCTTTTTTATTAACATGCGCCGCACTAGTTATGTTGATGACGCCTGGCCTAGCATTATTTTATGGCGGTATGGTGAGGGCTAAAAATGTATTGAGTATCATTATGCAAAGTTTTTTTCTAATTGGCCTAATTTCAGTTCAATGGATATTATTTGGTTATACCTTAGCCTTTGGCCCTGATGTAAACCACTTAATTGGAAGTTTTTCCTGGCTAGGTCTCGCTACTGTCGGACAAGTGCCGAATACGGACTATGCAGCGACGGTCCCACATATGGCTTTTATGATTTTCCAGGCTATGTTTGCTATTATTACCCCAGCTGTAATCAGTGGTGCCTTTGCCGAAAGGATGAAATTCCCCGCTTTTATTCTTTTCACTCTCCTGTGGGCCACCTTTGTTTACGATCCTTTTGCTCATTGGGTATGGGGCACAGGTGGCTGGCTACGAGAAATGGGGCTCCTAGATTTCGCTGGTGGTACGGTGATCGAAATCTTATCAGGTATATCCGGACTTATCATTGCGATCTTTATCGGAAAACGTAAGGATTATAATACTGAGGTTATTCTCCCCCACCACCTTCCTATGACCGTTCTCGGCGCCTCCTTACTATGGTTTGGTTGGTTAGGTTTTAATGCAGGCAGTGCCTTCGGTGCCAATGGTTTGGCGGTACATGCTTTTGTTACTACCCACGCTGCAGGTGCAGCAGCCACCTTAACTTGGGTGATGACCGAATGGCTGTATCATGGTAAACCAACTGTTTTAGGTGCCGTCAGTGGTGGCGTCGCCGGGCTAGTATCTATTACACCTGCAGCAGGGTTCGTCGATGTGCTGCCCGCCGCTTTTATTGGAGGTATATCAGGCGTTTTATGTTTCTTATCCGTTAGCCGCTTAAAGGCAAAATTTAGTTACGACGACTCTCTTGACGTTTTTGGCGTCCATGGCATTGGCGGCATTTGGGGAACTTTTGCTACTGGCTTATTTGCTTCGAAAGCGATAAACCCAGCAGGAGCAGACGGCTTCTTTCTTGGCAACACTCATCAATTAACTATACAATTAATCGGCATTGGAGCGAGTTTACTCTTCGCAGCAGCCGCAACCTATATTATCCTCAAAATCGTCAGCGCTCTTGCCCTAATACGTGTTGATGCCGATCAGGAATCTGTAGGGCTTGATCTTACAGAACATGGTGAACGAGGCTACATTTATCAAGATCTAACAGCCGGATCTCCTCTTGCTTTCTCCGGCAATGAAGACCCTGCGCGAGAATTGACAAACCTAAATTGGGGAATCTGGCCACCAAAACCATAA
- a CDS encoding P-II family nitrogen regulator — protein MKMTKIDIVTRPGKLEELKEALNTIGVTGMTVSQVFGCGLQKGHTEIYRGKEYNINLLAGIKIEIVVCEVPVEKVVATVKRVCSTGKIGDGKIFIYPIENAIRIRTGEEGAIAILDPKDIR, from the coding sequence ATGAAAATGACCAAAATTGACATAGTCACTCGTCCTGGTAAATTGGAAGAATTAAAAGAGGCATTAAATACCATTGGCGTTACCGGTATGACTGTGAGTCAAGTCTTTGGCTGCGGTTTACAGAAAGGTCATACGGAAATATATCGGGGTAAGGAATATAATATTAACCTTTTAGCTGGCATCAAAATAGAAATCGTAGTATGTGAGGTCCCTGTCGAAAAGGTAGTCGCAACAGTAAAAAGAGTGTGTTCTACGGGTAAAATCGGAGATGGAAAAATCTTTATTTACCCTATTGAAAATGCCATTCGAATTCGTACTGGTGAAGAAGGAGCTATTGCAATCCTGGATCCAAAAGACATAAGATAA
- a CDS encoding PAS domain-containing hybrid sensor histidine kinase/response regulator: MNVELTLLFLLSGASFSISYYIWRNQFVYGLWLFWSITFLGLMLDVIGVFIYKGWDSAMISIVAAFLYIVVTSVLSFKFVAVVPTAKNIIFENMGEGVVVLDTKNRILDINHRLEKIVNIKKSDIVGIPVEKVTSEWLKQAIQGDGPVRYSITLQLGDVYYEVNSKLLEHEGKVVGRVVVLSNITSRILAEQRLGQLLQSEEKLLQTEVLAHMMFNHHQALMMIIESKTGHILEANKAAENFYQIPLVGRLTSELLEVPNKVLEQEVEQYAKVGEYQFTTRHRLASGEVKDLSVHLTTKVVGEMILSFSISEDITEKLQLEKALREAKEKAENANQAKDNFLAIISHELRTPMNGILGMAKLVLGTKLQPDQRESLELVLVSGEKLLGLLNDLLDLAKIKDGKLELECIYFSLQDMMNEFGRLIKIKSRKKGLQCMIHIEDDVPTGLYGDPRRLQQVLMNLADNAVKFTKSGLIAITVNVKQRLDGTIKLLFTVRDTGIGIPQDKINVIFHKFTQVDSSTTRKYGGTGLGLSIVKHLVESMDGAVWVESSLGKGSSFYFTIDFAVSKNIPDNSLLELGSQESNKEHKNIEPLKILLVEDEFINQKVAIKMLSNQGHIVTLASNGRQGVELFSVEHFDVIFMDIQMPEMDGIQATAAIREVEKRAGGTKHIPIVAMTAYAMKGDRERMLAAGLDEYVSKPLDFDLLTSILTKIDQERYGSGVKDDITNSTEDEDVLNSGYLEQLMTLCMDDVETVRAVISCFLDNGAQYMENIEKAVTEKDAIQLKLSAHRLKGAATYFGNQTVVDCAAQLEKMGNDKQLAEIEMVFEQLQKATEELKLGLKEAWDVLNQKI, from the coding sequence ATGAATGTAGAGCTTACATTACTATTTTTGCTGTCGGGAGCCTCTTTTTCGATTTCATATTATATTTGGCGAAACCAATTTGTATATGGATTATGGTTGTTTTGGAGTATAACCTTCTTAGGGCTTATGTTAGATGTCATTGGAGTTTTTATATATAAAGGCTGGGATAGTGCAATGATAAGCATAGTTGCAGCATTTCTATATATAGTAGTTACTAGCGTTCTTTCTTTTAAGTTTGTTGCCGTAGTACCAACAGCTAAAAACATAATATTTGAAAATATGGGAGAGGGCGTAGTTGTACTTGATACTAAAAATCGGATACTCGACATAAATCATAGGCTGGAAAAGATAGTAAACATTAAAAAAAGTGATATAGTGGGAATTCCAGTGGAAAAGGTAACATCTGAATGGCTGAAACAAGCTATTCAAGGTGATGGCCCTGTGCGTTATTCTATTACGCTGCAGCTTGGAGATGTCTATTATGAGGTTAATTCTAAGTTATTAGAGCATGAGGGGAAGGTAGTTGGCAGGGTTGTTGTATTATCGAATATTACAAGTCGTATTTTGGCGGAACAACGCCTAGGACAGTTGTTGCAATCAGAAGAAAAACTACTGCAGACTGAAGTGCTAGCTCATATGATGTTTAATCATCATCAAGCTTTGATGATGATAATTGAAAGTAAGACAGGGCATATACTGGAGGCTAACAAAGCGGCAGAAAACTTTTATCAAATTCCTTTAGTTGGACGCTTAACCTCCGAATTGCTTGAGGTACCTAACAAAGTACTAGAGCAGGAAGTAGAACAATATGCTAAGGTTGGAGAGTATCAGTTTACGACACGGCATAGGCTCGCATCCGGTGAAGTAAAAGATTTATCGGTACATCTGACAACAAAGGTAGTTGGCGAGATGATATTATCCTTTTCAATTTCGGAAGATATTACGGAAAAACTGCAATTGGAGAAAGCGTTGCGAGAAGCCAAAGAAAAAGCAGAAAATGCAAACCAGGCGAAGGATAATTTTTTGGCGATTATTAGTCATGAACTTCGTACTCCGATGAATGGTATCTTAGGTATGGCAAAACTGGTATTGGGAACGAAATTACAACCTGACCAGCGGGAAAGTTTAGAATTGGTACTGGTTTCGGGAGAAAAACTATTAGGTTTGTTAAATGATTTATTGGATTTAGCGAAAATAAAAGATGGGAAGCTAGAACTGGAATGTATTTATTTTTCATTGCAGGATATGATGAATGAATTCGGTAGGCTTATAAAGATAAAATCACGAAAAAAGGGTCTACAGTGTATGATCCATATTGAGGATGACGTACCAACAGGATTGTATGGTGATCCTAGGCGTTTACAGCAAGTTTTAATGAATCTAGCAGATAATGCAGTCAAATTTACGAAAAGTGGATTAATTGCCATTACTGTTAATGTAAAGCAACGGCTTGATGGGACGATAAAACTCTTGTTTACTGTACGGGATACGGGGATCGGTATTCCTCAGGACAAGATTAATGTTATTTTTCATAAGTTTACACAGGTTGATTCATCGACCACACGTAAATATGGTGGTACTGGTTTAGGGCTTAGCATTGTAAAACATTTAGTAGAAAGTATGGATGGGGCGGTATGGGTAGAGAGTAGCTTAGGAAAAGGCAGTTCTTTTTATTTCACTATTGACTTTGCCGTTTCTAAGAATATCCCTGATAACAGCCTCTTAGAACTGGGTTCTCAGGAGAGCAATAAAGAACATAAAAATATTGAACCACTGAAGATTCTATTAGTTGAAGATGAATTTATTAACCAAAAAGTGGCTATAAAAATGTTATCAAATCAAGGCCATATAGTTACCTTAGCGAGTAATGGGCGTCAAGGGGTAGAACTATTTTCTGTAGAGCACTTTGATGTAATTTTTATGGATATACAAATGCCGGAAATGGATGGAATCCAAGCAACCGCAGCGATTCGTGAAGTAGAAAAAAGGGCCGGTGGTACTAAACATATTCCTATTGTAGCTATGACGGCTTATGCCATGAAAGGGGATCGGGAGCGTATGCTAGCTGCAGGATTGGATGAATATGTAAGTAAACCCCTAGATTTTGATTTACTTACTTCCATATTAACAAAAATCGATCAAGAGAGGTATGGTAGCGGGGTGAAGGATGATATAACGAACTCAACTGAGGACGAAGATGTCTTGAATAGTGGCTATCTGGAGCAACTCATGACTTTATGCATGGATGACGTAGAAACAGTTAGGGCTGTTATTAGTTGCTTTCTAGATAATGGCGCCCAATATATGGAAAACATAGAAAAAGCAGTAACGGAAAAGGATGCAATACAATTAAAATTGAGTGCTCATCGATTAAAAGGCGCAGCAACTTATTTTGGCAATCAGACAGTGGTAGATTGTGCTGCTCAGCTAGAGAAGATGGGAAATGACAAACAACTAGCAGAAATTGAAATGGTTTTTGAGCAGCTTCAAAAAGCTACAGAAGAATTAAAATTAGGGTTAAAAGAGGCTTGGGATGTTTTAAATCAAAAAATATAA
- a CDS encoding DNA-binding response regulator has protein sequence MKKAKVLLVDDDGIALLVHKKMLEGYSHVITATNANDALELIKKDPSIAVIVSDQYMPEMNGIELLQVVRTMAPAMVRIMITGFADLDVAMQAVNMGNVFRFLMKPCCKEDLVLAVSDGIDKYWKITGGALEHEVLTEQLTEREREVLIMLGNGFTSGEISLAMGITIGTVKTHVNHIFGKLEVNSRIKAVARAKKIGII, from the coding sequence ATGAAAAAAGCTAAAGTCCTATTGGTTGATGATGATGGAATTGCCCTATTGGTACATAAGAAGATGTTGGAGGGATATTCTCATGTCATAACAGCAACGAATGCAAATGATGCCTTAGAATTGATAAAGAAGGATCCGTCGATTGCTGTAATTGTATCTGATCAGTACATGCCTGAAATGAATGGGATTGAACTATTACAAGTTGTACGCACAATGGCACCTGCTATGGTTCGTATTATGATTACCGGCTTTGCAGATTTAGATGTTGCAATGCAGGCAGTAAATATGGGCAATGTTTTTCGTTTTTTAATGAAACCTTGTTGCAAGGAAGATTTGGTGCTAGCGGTATCGGACGGGATTGATAAATACTGGAAGATAACTGGGGGGGCGTTAGAACACGAAGTACTAACCGAACAGTTGACAGAGAGAGAACGAGAGGTTCTCATCATGTTAGGTAACGGCTTTACAAGCGGAGAGATTTCTTTGGCTATGGGAATTACCATTGGTACTGTTAAAACACATGTAAACCATATTTTTGGTAAGTTAGAGGTTAACAGCAGAATTAAAGCGGTAGCCCGAGCAAAAAAAATTGGCATTATATAA
- a CDS encoding DNA topoisomerase 3: MRLFIAEKPSMAAELAKCLPGPLFRKDGYIETGGGVVTWVFGHILRQAEPGEYDEKYKKWRAADLPIIPTEWKLLVADSCMKQFMIIKTLIAKASEIVHAGDPDREGQLLVDEVLHYTQNEKPVMRILVNALDEKSIKKALSDLRNNKDFYNLNQSALARSRADWLVGMNLSRAFTLAAQSAGHEVTLPIGRVKTPTLALVVRREREIKEFKNADYYLIRADIKHENGSFKALWKPQEEQQGRDSEGRLIDPLIAKALIKKLEDSKEQALVVSCDTNEKKEPQRLPFSLSALQVMAGKKHGYDPQAVLTGAQALYEKKLTSYPRSDCDFLPESQQADAAVILANLSGSQHSDLIKWSEKADISIKSRAWNDKKITAHHAIIPTEVPCKINALPEVERNLYLLIAQAYIAQFYPVHVYNQTRAEIEHADETFIANGRVIVTMGWKELYGGESKEDEDEDNKTLPAMKKGDTAEFIGVTAEKKTTKPPIRFTSSTLLQAMKEIHKYVKNPELKKHLKDVSGIGTEATRASIIKELTVRSFIEEKKKYLYPTEAAYLLIDTLPEELTYPDSTAIWEIIFNRMVDGKAELNSFIDQQTNFITTLCQKAKEIPIKNYDSNAKLCPRCKKGVLKLRNGKNGAFWGCTRFPECRGTCNDKDGQPEFG; this comes from the coding sequence ATGAGATTATTTATTGCTGAAAAACCGAGTATGGCAGCAGAACTTGCAAAATGTCTACCCGGTCCGTTATTTCGTAAAGATGGATATATCGAAACGGGTGGTGGGGTAGTTACGTGGGTATTTGGTCACATTCTCCGCCAAGCTGAACCAGGGGAATATGATGAGAAGTATAAAAAGTGGCGAGCTGCTGATTTGCCAATTATCCCCACAGAATGGAAGCTGCTAGTGGCAGATTCTTGTATGAAGCAGTTTATGATTATTAAAACATTAATCGCTAAAGCATCTGAGATCGTTCATGCAGGTGACCCTGATAGAGAAGGGCAGCTATTAGTTGATGAAGTACTTCACTATACTCAAAATGAAAAACCTGTCATGCGAATCCTAGTGAATGCATTAGATGAGAAAAGTATAAAAAAGGCTCTGTCCGATCTAAGAAATAATAAAGATTTTTATAATTTGAACCAGTCTGCACTCGCCCGTTCTCGTGCGGATTGGCTTGTTGGTATGAATCTTTCTCGTGCCTTTACCCTAGCTGCCCAAAGCGCAGGGCATGAGGTTACACTGCCCATTGGGCGAGTTAAGACTCCTACCCTTGCCCTTGTTGTGCGGCGGGAAAGAGAAATAAAAGAGTTTAAGAATGCAGATTATTATTTAATCCGAGCAGATATAAAGCATGAAAATGGTTCTTTTAAGGCATTATGGAAACCACAAGAGGAACAACAGGGGCGAGACTCTGAAGGACGTTTAATTGATCCTTTAATTGCCAAAGCGTTAATTAAAAAACTAGAAGATTCCAAAGAACAAGCTTTGGTTGTTTCCTGTGATACAAATGAGAAGAAGGAACCACAGCGACTGCCTTTTTCCTTATCTGCTCTTCAGGTTATGGCAGGGAAAAAACATGGGTATGATCCACAAGCAGTCTTAACCGGTGCCCAAGCTCTATATGAAAAAAAATTAACATCGTACCCTCGCTCTGATTGTGATTTTTTACCTGAATCACAACAAGCGGATGCCGCTGTCATCCTCGCGAATTTGAGTGGTAGTCAGCATAGTGATCTGATTAAATGGTCAGAAAAAGCGGATATCTCAATAAAAAGTCGTGCTTGGAATGATAAGAAAATTACCGCCCATCATGCGATTATTCCTACGGAAGTACCCTGTAAGATCAATGCATTACCAGAAGTTGAGCGAAATCTCTATCTTCTTATTGCACAAGCCTACATAGCCCAGTTTTACCCTGTCCACGTTTATAATCAAACAAGAGCAGAAATCGAACATGCAGATGAAACATTTATTGCTAACGGCAGGGTTATTGTAACTATGGGCTGGAAGGAACTCTATGGTGGCGAAAGTAAAGAAGATGAGGATGAGGATAATAAAACGTTACCTGCAATGAAAAAAGGTGATACCGCAGAATTTATTGGTGTCACTGCTGAGAAGAAGACAACCAAACCGCCAATCCGATTTACTTCTAGTACACTACTGCAAGCTATGAAGGAAATTCACAAATACGTGAAAAATCCAGAACTCAAAAAGCATCTTAAAGATGTTTCTGGAATTGGGACAGAAGCTACTCGTGCTTCCATTATAAAGGAATTAACAGTACGGTCCTTTATAGAGGAGAAGAAGAAGTATCTGTATCCTACCGAGGCGGCCTATCTGCTGATTGATACCTTGCCTGAGGAATTGACCTATCCAGATTCCACAGCGATCTGGGAGATCATTTTTAATCGTATGGTAGACGGTAAGGCTGAGCTAAATAGTTTTATTGATCAACAAACGAATTTTATTACAACTTTGTGCCAAAAAGCAAAGGAAATTCCAATAAAAAATTACGATAGTAATGCGAAACTATGTCCACGATGCAAAAAAGGTGTGCTGAAATTACGTAATGGTAAGAATGGAGCGTTCTGGGGTTGCACTAGATTTCCAGAATGCCGAGGAACTTGCAATGACAAAGATGGGCAACCTGAGTTTGGATAA
- a CDS encoding methyl-accepting chemotaxis protein — protein sequence MEQVTNQVHEITASIQQMTGSNEKIVNAVQDMNEITKTTSRETQSISAATEEQSASMQEIASSSHALANMAEELQKTIRNFSI from the coding sequence GTGGAACAAGTAACGAATCAAGTTCATGAAATTACTGCCTCTATTCAACAAATGACTGGAAGCAACGAAAAGATAGTGAATGCAGTACAAGATATGAATGAAATTACGAAAACTACGTCTAGAGAAACCCAAAGCATATCTGCTGCAACAGAAGAACAATCTGCCTCCATGCAAGAGATTGCCTCTTCTAGTCATGCGTTAGCAAATATGGCAGAAGAATTACAAAAAACAATTAGAAACTTTTCAATATAG
- a CDS encoding bifunctional diguanylate cyclase/phosphodiesterase, whose translation MHLKLSNSVAKKIATLLYDISGLPVTIWDTKDRILAKTETCSTLSQNNLRCKSHTLDSEKEQINSSNSRTIERIILRIEETVIGKIAVEGPSQIANVVARLAAEFIMILVQERDSNMSADVNDVNKIRNQLPIWAKIFEGSGEAISITDRENRFVAVNQAFSNITGYAAEEIIGKQPSILKSGRHDSIFYQNMWASINQTSCWQGEIWEKRKDGAIYLKWLRIDLIKDSKGNLINYLATFTDISEKKAAEERIHYLDRHDTLTGLPNRKMLEKQLLTDIEHAKHSNKRVGVISMDLDRFKNINDSLGHQIGDEFLKQIALRLQTFSKKTSITVRFGGDAFIIILPIISRKEEIVALIREIVRVIEKPLIHGDLELMMTASIGISIFPDDGDTPEVLIRNADTAMHKVKDNGRNGYEFFEANMNEYASERLMLENNLRRALDREEFVLFYQPQFDSKTEKVIGVEALIRWRLSNGEIVSPAEFIPILEETGLIIPVGEWILLEACRQHGRWIEMGLPPIPMSVNISAIQFHDSDFLNMLGDVIRKSGIEPKYLDLEVTESVVMRQLEVVIKQLESIKAMGISLSLDDFGTGFSSLSYLRYFPLDRLKIDQSFVRGLAVASVNKAIIESVVALGKSLKIKTIAEGVETKEELDFLRKLQCDEIQGYYFSRPLPSEEFVKWFKTR comes from the coding sequence TTGCACCTGAAGTTGAGCAATAGCGTTGCCAAAAAAATTGCAACGTTACTCTATGATATAAGTGGCCTTCCTGTAACAATTTGGGATACTAAAGATAGAATTCTCGCTAAGACAGAAACTTGTAGCACTCTGTCTCAAAATAATTTAAGGTGCAAATCCCATACGCTAGATAGTGAAAAGGAACAAATTAATAGTTCTAATAGTAGGACTATAGAGAGAATAATCCTTCGGATCGAGGAAACGGTAATCGGTAAAATTGCCGTTGAGGGTCCAAGTCAAATTGCTAATGTAGTAGCTAGACTTGCAGCGGAATTTATTATGATTTTAGTGCAAGAAAGGGATTCCAATATGTCAGCTGATGTTAATGATGTCAATAAGATCAGAAATCAGCTTCCCATTTGGGCTAAAATATTTGAGGGCAGTGGCGAAGCAATTTCTATTACCGACAGAGAAAATCGCTTTGTTGCCGTAAACCAAGCTTTTTCTAACATTACGGGCTATGCCGCTGAAGAGATAATCGGAAAGCAACCTAGTATTTTAAAATCAGGTCGTCATGATAGTATTTTCTATCAAAATATGTGGGCTTCAATTAATCAAACCAGTTGCTGGCAAGGGGAGATATGGGAAAAACGCAAAGATGGAGCAATCTACTTAAAATGGTTAAGAATTGACCTAATAAAGGATAGTAAGGGTAATCTTATAAATTATTTAGCTACATTTACAGATATTAGCGAAAAAAAAGCGGCAGAGGAACGGATACATTATCTTGATAGGCATGATACCTTAACTGGGCTGCCGAATCGAAAAATGTTAGAAAAACAATTACTAACTGACATTGAACATGCTAAGCATAGCAACAAACGTGTAGGCGTTATTTCAATGGATTTAGATCGATTTAAAAATATCAATGATTCTTTAGGTCATCAAATTGGTGATGAATTCTTAAAGCAAATAGCCCTTCGGTTACAGACATTTTCTAAAAAGACAAGTATTACAGTGCGGTTTGGTGGTGATGCTTTCATCATTATTTTGCCGATTATTTCGCGGAAAGAGGAAATTGTTGCTCTGATCCGTGAAATCGTGCGTGTTATTGAAAAACCCCTTATCCATGGTGATTTAGAGTTAATGATGACAGCTAGCATTGGTATTAGCATATTCCCCGATGATGGGGATACCCCCGAGGTTTTGATCCGAAATGCGGACACGGCAATGCACAAGGTAAAAGACAATGGGCGCAATGGTTATGAATTTTTTGAGGCCAATATGAATGAATATGCATCGGAGCGTCTTATGCTCGAAAATAATCTGCGGCGAGCCTTAGATCGGGAAGAATTTGTTTTATTTTATCAACCACAGTTTGATAGTAAAACAGAAAAAGTGATTGGGGTAGAAGCGTTAATTCGGTGGAGGCTCTCTAATGGAGAAATCGTTTCTCCAGCAGAGTTTATCCCTATTTTAGAAGAAACAGGTCTTATCATCCCAGTTGGTGAGTGGATCTTATTAGAGGCTTGTAGGCAACACGGGCGATGGATTGAAATGGGGCTACCTCCCATTCCAATGTCAGTAAATATATCTGCTATTCAATTTCATGATTCGGACTTTTTAAATATGCTTGGAGATGTTATAAGAAAAAGTGGTATAGAGCCAAAGTATTTGGATTTAGAAGTAACGGAAAGTGTTGTAATGAGGCAACTGGAGGTTGTAATTAAGCAATTAGAAAGTATTAAGGCCATGGGAATTAGCTTATCGCTAGATGATTTTGGTACAGGCTTTTCAAGCCTTAGCTACTTGCGTTACTTTCCTTTAGATCGACTGAAAATAGATCAATCTTTTGTGCGGGGATTGGCGGTAGCTTCGGTGAATAAGGCAATTATTGAATCGGTGGTTGCTCTTGGGAAAAGTTTAAAAATAAAAACCATAGCAGAAGGTGTAGAAACAAAGGAAGAATTGGATTTCTTGCGTAAACTGCAATGTGATGAAATACAGGGATATTACTTTTCAAGGCCTTTGCCGAGTGAAGAGTTTGTCAAATGGTTTAAAACGAGATAA
- a CDS encoding HAD family phosphatase: MIKAVIFDMDGVIIDSEPLHYKIFMNYTKTKFGFTISDEEYDTFIGTTNLHMFSKLKEKYKIEGDINTLLQEYEDKCVEFLLSEKDEKPISGVDILVKKLYEENIKLALASSSPKKQIHIVLDMFSLSDCFAEKVSGQEVEKGKPAPDIFLRAAELLGVLPEECLVFEDSRNGVLAAKTAGMKCIAFYNPNSGKQDLSYADKIIKSFDEVNNDVSFVKEF; encoded by the coding sequence ATGATCAAAGCCGTTATTTTTGATATGGATGGTGTCATTATCGATAGTGAGCCATTGCACTATAAGATTTTTATGAATTATACAAAAACTAAATTTGGATTTACCATTTCCGATGAAGAATATGATACTTTCATAGGTACTACAAATCTTCATATGTTCTCCAAACTTAAAGAAAAGTACAAAATTGAAGGTGATATCAATACTTTGCTTCAAGAGTATGAAGATAAATGCGTTGAATTTTTACTGTCGGAAAAAGATGAAAAGCCCATCTCTGGCGTTGATATCTTAGTGAAAAAGCTCTACGAGGAAAACATCAAATTAGCCTTGGCTTCTTCCTCACCTAAGAAACAAATTCATATTGTTTTGGATATGTTCTCATTAAGCGATTGTTTTGCCGAAAAGGTTAGCGGACAAGAAGTTGAAAAGGGTAAACCTGCTCCTGACATCTTTTTGCGGGCAGCTGAATTATTAGGCGTTCTCCCGGAGGAATGTTTGGTTTTTGAGGATTCTAGAAATGGAGTTCTAGCAGCTAAAACAGCTGGTATGAAGTGTATTGCTTTTTATAATCCGAATTCAGGGAAGCAAGATTTGTCTTATGCAGACAAAATTATCAAAAGTTTTGATGAAGTCAACAATGATGTTTCTTTTGTAAAAGAATTTTAA